AAGACCTGATTGGTCATTATTTGACGACGTGCGTGATAGTGAGATGCTAATTAATCCTGCTAAAACTGCACCAATAAAAGATGCTTTGAACAATGCTTAGCTAAACTATGTAATAATAAAATTTCAATAGAATAAAAGCCTAGTAATGTTACAAAGGTAAGAACTATTGAATTTTGAACAATAAAATCATGATATTTCACTAAAAACGCTATGTTTTAAATGAATAGTGACAAATTTATGACGCATTATTCACGGCGTTGTCTTGACCTTATCGAGATGCTCACGCAAGATAGTTAGGTCTAATAATCTAAGCCTGATGAGTAGTGGCTAGCAAACTCAGTCATGACTTTTAAGTAAGATTTTGAACCAAAATAAATCAATGGTTGTTGATTTATATTTTTTAATTCATAACATTAATAAACGAGGAACGTATGAAAGCATTAGTCGCGGTCAAGCGTGTCATTGATTACAACGTAAAAGTTCGTGTAAAAGCTGATAACTCTGGTGTAGATCTATCGAACACCAAAATGTCTATAAACCCATTTGATGAGATTGCAGTAGAAGAAGCAGTTCGTCTAAAAGAAGCTGGCGTGATCGATGAGATTATTGTAGCTTCAATTGGTCCAAAAGAATCACAAGAGCAGATTCGTGCGGCTCTAGCATTGGGTGCTGACCGTGGTGTTTTGGTACAAACTGATGCCAAGCCATATCCACTACAAGTCGCTAAGATTTTGAAGAGTATTGCTGAGCAAGAGAGTACTGATATTATCTTGTTGGGTAAACAGGCTATTGATGACGACAATAACCAAACAGGTCAGATGCTTGCTGCACTAATGGGTATCGGTCAAGGTACGTTTGCTTCAGAAGTGAAAGTTGAAGGCGACAAAGTAAACGTTACTCGTGAAGTCGATGGCGGCTTGCAAACAGTTGCGCTTTCACTACCTGCAGTTATCACTACTGACTTACGTCTGAACGAACCACGCTATGCAAAGCTGCCTAACATTATGAAAGCGAAGAAAAAGCCGCTTGATGAAAAAACTCCAGCAGATTTTGGCGTAGACATGACCTCTAAGCAAGAAATCACTAAAGTTATGCCACCTGCTGAGCGTAAAGCTGGTATTACAGTGGCCTCAGTTGATGAATTGGTCGATAAGCTAAAAAATGAAGCAAAAGTAATTTAATATTTGCGATGGTGTTTATAGGGTTTCGATATCCTAAACGCCCTATTTGAAAAGCTATCTGACGACATGAACCAATAAATAAAGGACAAAAAAATGGCAATTTTGGTATATGCAGAACATGACAATGCCAGTCTAAAAAAGGCAACTTTAAATACAATTGCAGCTGCTAAGCAAATGGGTGACGACATTCATGTGTTGGTCGCTGGTAGCGGTAATCAAGCAGTCGCTGACGAAGCGGCAAAAGTTGAAGGCGTAAGCAAAGTACTACTAGCAGACAATGCAGCTTATGAGCATCAAATGGCAGAAAACATCTCGCTATTGGTTGCAGATATCGCTGGAGATTACAGCCATATCATCGCTCCTGCTACGACAACAGGCAAGAACTTCATGCCACGTACAGCGGCTTTACTAGATGTAAGCATGCTGTCGGAAATCTCTGCTGTCATAGATGCACAAACTTTTGAGCGTCCTATTTATGCTGGCAACGCGACTGCTACTGTTAAGACAACAGAAGATAAAGTGGTATTGACGGTACGTACAACTGCTTTTGATCCAGTCGCTGCTGAAGGCGGTTCTGCAACTGTTGAGACAATCGACAATATACAGGAATCTGGCAAATCAAGCTTCGTCAACGAAGAGATGGCTAAATCTGACCGTCCTGAATTGACGTCAGCTTCAATCGTCGTATCTGGTGGTCGCGCCTTAGCAAATGGTGAAAACTTCACTAAATATATTGAGCCATTAGCAGATAAATTAGGCGCTGCTGTTGGTGCATCACGTGCCGCTGTTGATGCTGGCTACGTACCTAACGATATGCAGGTTGGTCAAACGGGTAAAATCGTCGCACCAGATCTATATATCGCTGCTGGTATCTCCGGCGCTATTCAGCATTTGGCAGGTATGAAAGACTCTAAGGTTATCGTTGCAATCAATAATGACCCAGAATCTCCAATCGCCAGTGTTGCTGATTATTTCTTAGAAGCTGATTTATTTGAAGCATTACCTGAGCTAACTAGCAAAATTTAAGTTAGACAGATAATCTATAAAAAATCCCGCTATCATCAATAGCGGGATTTTTTATGTTTAAACGCTAAGCTAATATAGCTATTTCACTTTAACTATATGTGAACTTAGTTGTAACGGCGCTGACGTAGCGTCTCATAAAGACATAGCGCCCCTGCAATCGCAACATTGAGGCTCTCTTGTCCATTGGGCTGTGGTAATGCAATAGGGGTGGCACATTGCATCAGCTCCTCGCAAACGCCTTGACCTTCATGTCCCATAATCCAAGCAGTAGGAGCTGTCAGATCATGCTCATAAATCAAAGTGTCAGTATGTGAGCTGGTCGCAAGCAAAGGGGTTTGCACATAGTCTAAAATATCTTGACTACTCAAACCCTCATAAATAGTTAGCGCAAACTGCGCACCCATTCCTGCTCGTAGCGTCTTGGGTGACCATGCTTGTGCAGTTGCGCTAGTGCATAACACTGTATCAATACCAGTAGCTGCTGCGGTGCGTAATAGCGTACCAACGTTGCCACTATCTTGTACATCGTTCAGTATCAGGCAGTCATAATCTATCATCGTTAAGCTTGGTGTTGGTATATTGATAATCGCCATGATATCAATGCCTGTACCTAGACTTCTAATGCTTTCATAAAGTGCATCTGACAAAGTTAAGATACTAGTGTAAGTCGGTAGGCGCGTTAAGATTTGCTGAACCTCAGGATGCTTGTGCGCTGATTCGGCTAGTAGTATTTGGACGAACGGATAGTCGCTACGTAGGGCCGCGTCAATAAGATGCACACCTTCAAGTACCGTCTGACCTTGTTTTTTACGCTGACGTGCCTGAGACAAAAGTGCTTTTACGAGCTTAACGGAAGTGTTTTTGTCTGAAGTGATTAGCTCGGTAGGTTCTAATGTCATAGTTGACTGCTTAAGAATAAAGGTAAAATTAACAACACCAAAAGTTAGCCAGTCCAAGTTATCTTTTGCTGAATGTTGATCTGGCTACTTTTGATGTATAGGGCGAAGTCATGAAAAGTAATAAAAAAGTATTACTTATTTATCGCCGTGCTTTAGATGTAAGTCTTTAATGTAGTCGACTTCGTTTTTACTACCAAGTACTACAGGGACACGTTGGTGAATATCAGTTGGGGCAATATCTAAAATACGATTTGTCGCATCAGTTGCACTACCGCCAGCACGTTCAATGAGTAGGCTCATTGGATTGGCTTCATACATCAAACGTAATTTGCCAGCTTTATTGGCATATTTGGTGTCAAAAGGATAAGTGAATAGCCCACCGCGGCATAAGATACGGTGTACATCACCAACCATGGCTGCCACCCAGCGCATGTTGAAATCACGACCACGTACTCCGGTATCGCCAGCGATTAGCTCATCAATATACTGCTGCATGGGTGCACGCCAATAACGATAGTTTGAACTATTGATAGCATATTCGCTGGTATCGGCATCGATCTGTACATTGTCTTCGACTAGCACGTAATCATTGTTATCTGGATCTAAGCTGAACATAACCACGTTATCAGCTACCGTCAATGCCAGCATGGTAGACGTACCATATAATAAATAACCTGCTGCAAGCTGTGCATTACCAGCCTGTAGGAAATCACTGTTCTCACTAGTTTGCCCTTGGCGCTGGTAGGGTAGAATAGAAAAAATCGTCCCTACTGCCATATTGATATCGATGTTCGATGAGCCATCAAGGGGGTCAAATAATACGAGCAAGCTACCATCGGCATTGGCAGGAGTAGCATCATCTAGCTCTTCTGAGGCGACGCCAGCACAATGCTTGTTTTGTGCTAAAGCATCTAGAAGTAAGTCATTAGCCAATACATCAAGCTTCTTTTGCTCTTCACCTTGGACGTTTTGATTACCTGCTTCCCCTAAAATGTCTGCCAGTGCCCCTTTTCTAAGCAGCTGTGAGATAGTTTTGCCGACTTCAGTAATAGTCGTAATTACATCGCCAACAGCGGAGTCGGTTTTTCGTTCTTTTAGATAGTGTGCTAAGGTCGTCATAATACTTCCTAATAAATGAGATGAGTGGTAAAAGGTAGAGAAATAATAAGTTTTAAAATACAGTAGATTAAGCTTGTCACTTGGGTCATTCTAAATAAGCTAAGTATTCATTTAAATGAGTAAATATGCAAATAGCAGACACGTTATCTTTGTCCTGACTGCAAAATCAGCTACACTATATCTATTATTATTGATAATTTAGTTAGACTTGCCGCTTACTACTTGCCGTTTATTATAAGAAACATTAGTCTTTTTATAAAAGCGAATAAGGCCATGTATGCCAATGCGGTAAAGTGTAGCAAATAAGTGCCAATATGTCCTTGTGTCTGTACACATGGTGATGATTATAAATGAATAAACCGATATGATTGACTCGATATAAACCCATAATAAAGACTTACCATTATGCCAACTTCCAAGAAAAATATGCCTATCAATACTATATCACCATCCAAATATGCCAAATTCGATCACGATACTATTCACCAAAGACTCAACACTTCGCTTAGCCGCCCACAGCTAAATGAAGACGGTAGTCTGCGTCATTTCCTAGGGGTTGAAGGATTAAATAAAGCACAGCTACAAGCAATTATTGCTAAAGCAGAGACTTTTTTTGATGAAAATGGTCTGTTGGTTAATCGGCCTGAGCTTGATGGTTGTACAGTAATGAACCTGTTCTTTGAGCCGTCAACTCGTACTCGTACTACCTTTGAAGTAGCAGAAAAGCGTCTTGGGGCCAATGTATTAAACATCGATATTGCCCGCTCTAGTACAAAAAAAGGCGAGAGTTTACGCGATACGCTATGGAATTTGGAGGCAATGACAGCCGATATTTTTGTTGTGCGTCATTCAGCATCAGGGGCTGCACATTTTATGGCGACTGAAGTGACACCGGATATCGCTATTATTAATGGCGGTGATGGCTGGCACGCACATCCGACTCAAGGTATGCTCGATATGTTGACCATTCATCGTGAAGCGCCGCGTCCATTTGAAGAGCTATCGGTGGCTATTATCGGTGATATTAAGCATTCTAGAGTAGCGCGCTCAGATATTAGCGCCTTAAAAACCCTTGGGGTTAAAGATATTCGTGTGATTGCCCCACGTACTTTATTGCCTAAAGGGATTGAGCGTTTTGGTGTTCAAGTCTACGAAGATATGAATAGCTGTGTGACTGATTGTGATGTTATTATGGGACTTAGAATTCAAAACGAGCGTATTGGATCACCGCTATTGGCGTCATCAAGTGAATATTACAAACACTATGGTATTACACCTGAACGGGTGGCATTGGCTAAGCCTGACGCCCTAGTTATGCATCCAGGACCGATGAATCGTGGTATTGAGATTGCATCAAATGTGGCCGATGGCGCGCAGTCTGTTATTTTAAAGCAAGTAAGCAATGGTGTTGCGATTCGAATGGCGGTGCTCTCACTAGCCATGGAAGGCCAACGTGCCCACCAAGCGGCCAGAAATTCACAAAAAAACGAATAATCAGTAAAGGTAAAATTAACACTTTATGGTTTACGTTCGCCTGTTAAGCCTTTCTATTTTATTCATTTAATTATTATTGATATGGTAAAAAAAGCTCATGACTAATCCCATCACTACTGATGCGCAGATGACAGATTTACTTCCTAATGCTTTCAAAAAATCGTTACCGAGTGAGGCGATTGCTAAACTGGCAAATCTTGAGGCTGGTCGAGAGACTTGGCTGCTACCACCACTGGTGGATTTGTGTGCGCGTCTGCGAGAGCCTGGTCAGCAACAGCATGGCACCCTAATTTCAGAAGGCCGTGCTGCCCGCGCTAATGGATTTTTGCATGTTATTACGCCACCCGATACAAGTCCTATCCTAGAAAATGGCTCGCTACTTAAAGGTCTTCGCGAACGTGCATTGCTCGATGGTGGTATCCATTTACATATTTTAGGCGCTTTGACTGAAGGCTTGCGAGGAGAAAATCCCTCGAATATCGCAGGTCTAAAAAAAGGTGGCTGTATCGCAGTCTCTAATGCGCGTAGGCCTTTTAGCAATGATTTGGTACTGCTACGCACCTTGGAGTATGCAGCAACCTTTGGCATGAAAGTATTCTTCTATCCTGATGAGGCAAGTCTGTCTGGTGATGGGGTAGCGCATGAAGGTTATATCGCCTCGTATCACGGACTACAAGGTATTCCTTGGATTGCTGAGACGGTAGCATTGTCCACCCAGTTACTGATGGTAGAAGAGACAGGCATTGCTGCGCATTTTAGTCAGTTATCCTGTAAGTCTTCAGTTGAGCTAATGCGCTGGGCGAAAGACAAAGGTCTGCCCGTGACTTGTGATGTGGCTATGCATCAGCTATATCTAACGGATGACAATCTAGAAGGCTTCAACGCCCAAGCTTATGTGCTACCGCCGTTGCGTAGTAACACGGATCAGCAAGCACTGCTTCGCGGGCTTAAAGATGGGACTATTGATGCAATTTGTAGTCATCACGAGCCTTTAAATTCTACCGCAAAAAAAGCCCCCTTTGCTGAGAGTACGCCTGGTATCTCAAACTTTGATACGTTTATGGCGCTAGCCTGTCAGTTAGTAAAAGATGAGGTGTTAACGCTAGAGCAGCTGGTAGACAAGATTTGCATTAACCCGGCACAAATTGCTGGTATAAGTAACAAATATGAAAGCATGGGCGGTGCAATATTGGTTGACCCTAACCTTGAATGGCAAGTGACGACAGATACTATGTTATCGAATGGCAAAAATACGCCATTCTTTAATCAGTACTTGCAAGGTCGAGTCGTGGAGACCTTCTTTGGCTAATTCGCCTCAGCAGAATGGTAACTTGCCACCATCTTCAGCCAGCAAAAACCATAAGTCTCTAGGAGATGATGACAATCTGCCGAGTAAAATGGATAGTGAGTCTAGTGAATCAATTAAGGCGGTGGCAATCTACGAGATTGTCAAAGGTACTGGTGCGCTGTCAGGTGCTTTTGCATTATGGTTTTGGCATACTGATCTAGAGCATTGGCTAGCCACGGCAACGGACTCATGGCAATATTATTTTGGAAACCTGCTGACCCCGCAGATTGACAGTGTTGTGCAACTGGCTCAGCAAGCAAGCAAAAATTGGCCACTTTTCATGCTATTGATTTTCGCTTACGTTAGTCTGCGTTTCATTGAAGCTTATGGATTATGGCAAGATAAGACCTGGGCATATTGGTTTAGTGTCATCGGTTATGGGATATTTATCCCTATCGAGTTGTACTACTTGATCATTAGCCCGTTTGATTGGTTCAAATTGGGTATTTTGGTGTTAAATATTATTATTGTGGTTGTGGTCTATCGCAATATGAAGCGAAAAGGGTTGATATAAAATGACACACGAACTTTATAATCGTCCTTTTGTAATCACCATAAATTATAGCTATCATAGAAATTCTAGTGTGAAAACCAGAGAGCCAGCATTAAAGATAATATCTAGTGCTGGCCCTTTTTTTACATAGCTTAGCCATAAATTGATTAAGCTTATAATCGATTTTGTTGCACAGGCTGGATCATTTTGGCAACTTTACCGATGCTTAGTCCTTGCACTAAGATAGAGAATACTACCACAGCATAAGTCAGTGCCAATAGAATGTCGCGCTCTGTTCCGGACGGCAGCTGTAATACTAAGGCAACTGAAATACCGCCACGCAGCCCGCCCCATGTCAGTACTTTCCAAGCACCTTCTGGTAGCTTCAATTGGCGGCTAAAGGTTTTAGTAGTCATGCCTACGACAATAAGGCGAGCAAGTAGGGCAATAATAATGGTCAAGCCACCAGCGATAAATAAATTACCTGAGTAGGCAATAACGACCACTTCAAGACCGATCAAGACGAATAAAATCGCGTTTAAAATCTCATCAATTAATTCCCAAAATAAATCAATATAATGGCGAGTCTTGTCACTCATTGCCAGCTCACGACCACGATTTCCGACCATTAAGCCCATCATCACCATCGCTAATGGTCCTGACAAATGCCAATGGCTGGCTAGCGCGTAACCACCTATCACGCCTGCAAGCGTCAATAGCACTTCTTCTTGATAGCTATCAATACTTTTAATCATGTAGTACAAAATGGCCCCGAGTATCAAACCAAAGATGATACCGCCACCCGCTTCAACAGCTAGAGTATGTGCCACATAATTAGCCGTTGGAATATCACCACTGGATAAAATGCCGAGCAATAAGACGAATATAACGACACCAATGCCATCGTTAAATAATGATTCGCCAGCGATGACAGTTTCAATGCTTTTTGGGGCACCTGCAGATGCTAAAATACCCATAACCGCAATAGGATCTGTAGGCGATATCAACGCGCCAAACAATAAGCACCAAATAAAAGGTAGCCCGAAGCCAAGTAACGGCAGCATAAAGTAAAGAGCAGTGGCGATAAGTACTGCTGACACGACGGTACCAATACAGGCAAGGATGCCAATCGGTAGTCTATAACGCTTCAAATCGCCAATATTTACGTGTAGAGCACCGGCAAATAAGAGCATGGAGAGCATGCCATCAAGCAATACTTCAGTGAAATCTAGCTGATCTAATAAACTAACCTCATAATCAATAAGCTGATCAAAGCCTAAAAAACCTAAAAATATCGCTACCATAGATAATACGATAGAGATGACCATCACACCGATAGTGGTTGGTAAACCAATAAAGCGGTGATTGATATAGGTCAATAAAGCGGTAATCGATAAAAAGATGGCGCTGATTTCGAGTATGGTTAGGCTGGTCGCAGATGCCATAAAAGAGGTCTCAAGTGAGTATAAAAATTGTCGTAAGGCTAAAGGTTATTAAGCCCAGATACCGTGCTGGTTTAGTTGCTTTAACCTTCACTTATATTCGTAACTAATATATAACTAAACCTGTGCTTATATATTCGACTACACCATAACTATCTATCTTGATTGTGTCTGTAAGGCTTTATAAATGTGCGCATCGAACTCGCTAATATATTCAAAATGTTGATGTTGAGCATTATCATCATGAATAAACTGCCGTGCTTGTTGACACATAGCCAGCAAATCCTCTACTAGCTCCCTATAACTTAGGTTGGCTTGACCCGCGTGTTCAATCAAAGTCAGCTCACGTAATAATGTTTGCCGCTGTGCGCTATTTACTCGAGCATAATTTAGATCAGTTACTGCCTGACAAAGTGCCTTTAACACCATTAAATCAGTAGTAGCATAACGACGTATTTCACCCAGCGAGGTTTCGATAAAATCAGATATTTTTGGCGTTCGGGTAACGAGAGCCAGTATTGCTATTCGTGGCTGATTAACCGTAATATCAGATTCATCCTTGTCTTTTGGTGGCGTATAAAAATGATAAGGGCTAGGTGGCTGCCGACGCATCATTAAGCTCAAGCAAATAGTTAAGGATTGCACACAGTTTACCGCTGTCTTAGGATCGTTAATACCAGGAGATAAGGCTCGTACAGCAATTTCAGTTATCTGTCCTAAGCTTGAGCCAATATCATTAGAGTATGCCGACTGGCGTTCAAAATGAAGACAAGTAGCAAAGCGTTGCCAAAATATTCCATCAGGTGTGTGTGGAGAGATTGCTAGCTGAGAGATTGTAGTCTTTTCTAGATTGCTTATATGACCTGCTGGGCGCTGATAAAAATGCCCTATGACGTTTTTATCAGTGACAAAATCACCGAGATTGGTATGTAATTGCACCACGCCGCCATAGTCTTTTGCTAGGGTAATGAGTGACTCAAAATACATCTGTTGTAGATAGCCTGAGCTTGGTGCATAGATAGGAGTAGCGCGCCAAGAATGATAATGTTCAATGTCACTATCCGCTACATCTTGCTGATGCTGAATATCGCAGTTATCGCTATACCAGTAATGAATGTTTTTGATAGTGTCATTACTGGCTCCTTGAATGACACGTGACGCTTGAATAGCATGCACCATATGCTGTACAAAATAAACCAACAACAATGCACAAACAATTGCCATAAAGATAGCAAAGGTTACTGATAGGTGCGGCACACCAAAATCCACATCATACTTATGAATAGATTTTAAAACCAACAAGCTATAGCTAAACGTACCGATGAAGGCACCAAGCACGAACTGATTTGATTTATCAGTCAGAAAGTTACGTAAGAGTCGTGGCCCAAACTGTGACGAGGCCATAGAAAGGACGGCAATGGTAATCGAAAAAGTGGTACCAGCTACGCCTAATACCGCTCCTGCAATCGTGGTCATAATAGATCTTGCAGAGGAATCATCACCTGTAAAAGCAAAACTAATATCCCTAACGGTTGCACGATCAAATTGTTGATCGATAGCGATGAACAAAGGTGCTAACAGTAATCCTGTCAGCACACAAGCAGTTGGAATGAACCAATAAGAGCCAATCAGCTGCTGCCATAGATTTCTTAAGCGATCAGGTAAGTCCGTTAGTGTCTGTAGCGACCATAACTGCGCAAACTGCTTTAGCCAATAGAGACTTGCCGTTAGTACACGTTTGAGCAGATTATCTTTTGTGTCGTCAGTCACTGCCATAGGCTCCAAAGGGTTTGTGATAGATTTTTTAATGTTTTCTAATGAAAGTTATTTAACAGCGTTACCTAATAAGGTTATAGCGCTTATCTATTTGCTTGTGGATTATCCGCTTCAGTAATGATATTGCCGCTAGTGTTGGCACTATTATTAGTTGTACCTTTATCGTCTTCCATACTGTCATTCGGAATTAAAATCTCGTTATTATTGTTATCGCATATTACATCACTGTCTTTATCATAAGCGGCTGCTTCAAAACGTAGTGCATCTCTATTGTCATCAACATGATGATTGGAAGTTTGTTCAGATGATTCTTTTTTATAATCTACTGGTGTTTTTTTGCGTGGCTGACTGTGAGAGAAAATCGCGGACAATGGTAAGTTAAGTTGTTCTTGAGCACAGGCTTCGGTATTCACAAATCGACGTACCAATAAGCTCAACCATGGTTGTTGATTTTCACTCTTCATCTCATCAAGCTCATCCTTGATTGGTAATGGATAAGGTAGGGTACGATAGAAGTCCCATAGCGTCATTCTGCTAAGGTCTTTTTTAAGTACGTAATCATCATCTTCAGTCATCGTAATGAGTTTGCTGTCCTTTAAGTAATTGATATAGGTATACCATTTGGGTAATTCTTTACGACCCAATACGTTACGTAGGTCTTGCTCGCTAACGGCATCGCCTTTTAGATGACTGGTGTACACCAAATTCAGCATATCAAGCAAGCTTAATAGTGGATGGCGTGGATAAACTTCCTCAGTCTCAAAAATGGTTAAGGTATAGCTAATCTCAACGCCTAATAGGATTAAATTCCACGATAAATATATCCATAGCAAGAAAATTGGCAAAGCAGCAAACGCACCATATATAGCTTCATAGCTGGTAAAGTTGCTCATCACTGTGCCGAAGATATGCTTTAGTAGCTCAAATACTACTGCAACAAATATACCAGCAATGGCCGCATTTTTTACGGGTACGCGTGCTTTAGGAATGAACCAATACATACCAATAAAGCCTGCAATCGTGACGCCGATAGAGACCATTTGTACCCAAAATGACCAATCAATACCATAGCCGCCAATTTGTTGATTCAAAAAGCTTAAACTCTGTACCGTACTAGAGGCAATGAATGCAGTACCCAGTACTAAAGGTCCCAAGGTGACGATGGTCCAATAGCGCAGCATACTCTTAATGCCGCCCGAACGATCTTCCACTCGCCAAATCTGATTAAAGGCGCGTTCAATAGTCGTTAAGGTTACGATGGTCGTGACAAATAAAATCATTGCCCCGATAGCCGTCAAGTTGGACGATTTTTCAGCGAAGCTATTGATATATTCACTGACTTGCATGCTTGATTGCGGTAGCAAGTTACTATAAATCACTTCATATATCTGCGCTCTGACTGAAGCAAGTGCGGGAACTGAAGATAAAATCATCAATAGTACGGTCAACATGGGTACAATTGATAGCATAGTGGTATAGGTAAGAGAGGCCGCTTTCTGTTGGCAATTATCTTCAAAAAAATGCCGTATTAAAAATCGCAAGAATTGAAACCAGCGTTGATGTGTAAACGGGATTTTTTTTAATAAGTTTTCCATGACGACCATTTAGCGAGGATAAGAGTGACAATAGTGTAACAAAAATGTGGCATCAGCATCTGCCACTTAATTGTGTCAAAATGCACACTAGCAACCGTTACAGGGTTTTATCTATACAATGTAGGGTATGC
The nucleotide sequence above comes from Psychrobacter sp. P2G3. Encoded proteins:
- a CDS encoding YihY family inner membrane protein produces the protein MENLLKKIPFTHQRWFQFLRFLIRHFFEDNCQQKAASLTYTTMLSIVPMLTVLLMILSSVPALASVRAQIYEVIYSNLLPQSSMQVSEYINSFAEKSSNLTAIGAMILFVTTIVTLTTIERAFNQIWRVEDRSGGIKSMLRYWTIVTLGPLVLGTAFIASSTVQSLSFLNQQIGGYGIDWSFWVQMVSIGVTIAGFIGMYWFIPKARVPVKNAAIAGIFVAVVFELLKHIFGTVMSNFTSYEAIYGAFAALPIFLLWIYLSWNLILLGVEISYTLTIFETEEVYPRHPLLSLLDMLNLVYTSHLKGDAVSEQDLRNVLGRKELPKWYTYINYLKDSKLITMTEDDDYVLKKDLSRMTLWDFYRTLPYPLPIKDELDEMKSENQQPWLSLLVRRFVNTEACAQEQLNLPLSAIFSHSQPRKKTPVDYKKESSEQTSNHHVDDNRDALRFEAAAYDKDSDVICDNNNNEILIPNDSMEDDKGTTNNSANTSGNIITEADNPQANR